TGGAAAATTTATTGATAATTGACTGAACAATTAAGCAAGAGTTTGTCATAAATACGCGTATTTTCTAGAACATCAATTCAATTTTGACAGCAGAGATAAACATAGTTTGTTTACCGTATTTGAATAGTGAATCGATGTTCTAGCTAATGCATAAGCGATTGCACTGAATCTTATCTGAGAGAATTGCACTAGCTAGAATACCCGTGTGAATTTCCAGATCGCCATCAGGAGGTGCTTCAAAACGAAAACCTTGTTTTGGGAAAATAACTCGCTCAAAGTACCAATTAGGAATATTTGCGATCCGAAGTACCTGAATCTGGCTAGTAGAGTTAACGTAATTGCAGGTAATCCAACCAGGCTGGTTAGGAATTAGCAGCGTTTTTCTTGACCACATGACAAACTCAAATTTTTAATTCTAGTTGCTTACCTGGTAGCTACCTGCAATCTCTGCTCATTAATTGCTTTTAAGAAAATTTCCATGAACTCGACGACTACATTAGGATGTTTTGCTGTGATCAAATTGCCATCAATATGTAGATTCTTAGTTCCATCGCCATCGAAGATAATGATGCCTCCGGCATTTTTGACATCACAAATGATGTTATGAGCACAAGTTACTTCACGATTCTTCAACAGTTCTGGATCAGCACAAAACAACCAAAGACTATGACAAATAGTTCCAATCTTTAATTTTCCTGCATCCATAGCTTTTACAGCTTTTCGGAGAAATTTGACAGCAGGAGATTGATTGGATTGCCCCTGTTGAGGATACTCTTCATAGCGCAAACGATCCATAGCATATGCACCGATGAGAATAATGCCTTCATAATCAGTAGGCTCAACATCATTGACTTCTACTGTAACAGTGATTTCTTCTGTTAATGCAACACCTTTAAAAGTCAGTTGCTCTTGATTCCAAAGATGAGAAATATACTCTATTTCGTATCCATGCTCTGGAAAAAATCTATTAAATGCTCGAAACTCAATTTCATCAAAGTGTTCTTCAATGAGTACACCTATTTTACCCTGATTTTTAATACTATGAATTACCATGATTTTCTCTCTCTGTTTTACATATTTTCGACAGTTTTTTTGGAAACACAGTTACTAAGTAACTGGCTATAGGATTCCGAATTGAGTCTTGCTAAGTATATTGATCAACAAAACTAGATCCGGCAAGCTTTCAGTCAGCTTAGCTTTTGAAAAATCAAATTTAATTCCTATAGATTCCCAATTAATGCTTGACCAATCGTCTGATCATCCAAAAATTTTCATTTTATTTGGACGATTTCTCCAATAATAAATGGTTGGTGTTTGTTCAAGTTCTTGTTTCGCACTCTACCAATCTGCTATTCATTTGAATTGAGAATATCATTCAGAGTACCAAAACACCCCGCAGCTTTATTAAATCCTGCGTAAACACACATGAACAACAAAAGTTCTTCTATTTCTGCACGCGTAGCGCCTTGTTGGAGAGCCATATTTACGTGTGTTCCGAAAGGATTACCAGTCCCAACTTGATCTTGATTGACAACATCAATAGCAATTGTGATTAGAGCTTTGGTTTTTTGGTCGATTAATGGAAGACCCCATGCTTCACCTGCTACACGAGTACAAAAATCACCAAACTTCGGATTGATACTATTTAAACCCGCTTGAAGTTTTATATCATCTAAAACAGCGTTTTTATATACTCCTGTCTTGCCATTTTGCTCTAATGTTGTATGATTTGTCTGACTCATAGTTTTTTCCACCTCTTACACAGATTTTGCTCTTCTAGTGCCATTTTTTTTGATACAAAAAGCAACTAAGTGCTTTGCTTGGTTACTACAGCAATCCCAGATAGGTCGTAAACAAAAAATAATCAGAACGAACCCAAAGTCAAGGCAGTGAATTTGTAGCGACTGGCGTCGCTAAGTACACGAACAAAAAAACACAAAACATCTTCACAAACAATTTAGGATTGCTGTAATATCAAAAATTTTGATGAATAACTTGCTTTAGGTTTCTATCGACTGTACCAATGCAATTATACTGGTAAGTATTCTGGCTCTTCAGTACTTATTATGCTAGCTTGCTTCATCATTATTCAGAATGGACTTTAATTATCAATACCACCTTGGGAGGCGATAAGCTAATCATTAGCATAATAGGTACTGAAGAAACATTCTCGTTTACACTGCATTCTGATGAATCAAGGAAACTTGTTTCTTTATTTATCTTTAACTATTTCAGAAAGTATCAGCCAGCTAAAATCTTTGAGTTAAGGCTAAATTTAAGCTTTCATACTATAAACCAGTGATGATTTTGTAAAAATACTCTTGCTCATGGCACTATCTGTAAAATATAATCGCCGGTTTACGGCTATACTTGGTTTTAGCAAATTAAGATTCCTGGTCTTTAAGTCCTTTTTAT
Above is a window of Nostoc sp. UHCC 0702 DNA encoding:
- a CDS encoding DUF1830 domain-containing protein yields the protein MWSRKTLLIPNQPGWITCNYVNSTSQIQVLRIANIPNWYFERVIFPKQGFRFEAPPDGDLEIHTGILASAILSDKIQCNRLCIS
- a CDS encoding DJ-1/PfpI family protein, with amino-acid sequence MVIHSIKNQGKIGVLIEEHFDEIEFRAFNRFFPEHGYEIEYISHLWNQEQLTFKGVALTEEITVTVEVNDVEPTDYEGIILIGAYAMDRLRYEEYPQQGQSNQSPAVKFLRKAVKAMDAGKLKIGTICHSLWLFCADPELLKNREVTCAHNIICDVKNAGGIIIFDGDGTKNLHIDGNLITAKHPNVVVEFMEIFLKAINEQRLQVATR
- a CDS encoding carboxymuconolactone decarboxylase family protein, yielding MSQTNHTTLEQNGKTGVYKNAVLDDIKLQAGLNSINPKFGDFCTRVAGEAWGLPLIDQKTKALITIAIDVVNQDQVGTGNPFGTHVNMALQQGATRAEIEELLLFMCVYAGFNKAAGCFGTLNDILNSNE